Genomic window (Bacillus sp. BGMRC 2118):
ATTAACTGTTTTCGGTTTTGTCGTTGTTCTCATATTACTCATCTTCGCAGCATTTGCACCATGGATTGCACCACATGATCCGTTAGAAGTCGACATTGTCAATAAGCTACAACCCCCGAGCTCCGAGCATATATTTGGCACAGATGAAGTTGGAAGAGATATTTTTAGCCGCGTTATCTTCGGTACAAGAATTTCGTTGAAGATTGGGTTACTCGTGGTTGTACTATCGTTTCCATTTGGAACGATAGTAGGGGCAATCGCTGGATACTTCGGAGGGTGGATTGACACCGTCATCATGAGAACAACTGATATTTTCTTATCGTTTCCAGGTATTATCCTGGCAATGTCGATTGCAGCAGCACTCGGACCATCGATTGAGAATGTGTTACTAGCCTTAGCAGTCGTCTGGTGGCCGTGGTACACACGGATTGTACGATCATCTGTTTTATCGATTAAAAACTCTGAGTTTATTGAATCAGCACGTGCACTAGGTGCTAGTAAATTTAGAATACTATTTAAAGAAATACTACCAAATTCCATCGCACCAGCTAGTATTCAAGCATCACTAGATTTAGGGTTTGTCATTTTATCAGCTGCTGGTCTAAGCTTTATCGGACTTGGTGCACAGCCTCCATCACCTGAATGGGGAGCCATGCTTTCCTCTAGTCGTGAAATCCTCAGAGAAGCATGGTGGGCTGCTACCTTCCCAGGGTTAGCTATTTTAGTCACTGTACTAGGATTTAACTTGCTAGGAGATGGATTGCGAGACATTCTGGATCCGAAGCAAAGATAACATTCCAAACCCTTGAAGGGAGGCGATGGACCAAGAGGCAATGAGAGTTTCAACGTAGTGGAGTAAATCAATTACAAGGGGGATTCGTTTATGAAGAAACGTAGTACATCGTTTAAAGTGTTCCTGATGATTGTGATGGCATTCATGATTCTATCTGGTTGTAATAAGTACAATCAAGAATCCACAACTCCACAATCTGAAGAAAATTCAAAGGAAAATGAAAATGAAGGAACAAAAGATGAAGTTGCAGGTCCAAAGGATACTGATGTCTTTAACTTTGCGACTAACCAAGATATCCCGCATCTTGATCCGCACGGAACAAGTGCTAATACATCCTTCCGTGTCACATATATGCTGTACGACCGCCTTGTGACGTATGATGGAACAACGACTGATGTAAAACCACAACTATCGGAGAAGTGGGAGATCTCAGAAGATGGAAAAACATATACGTTCCACTTACGTAAGGATGCAACATTCCATGACGGAACTCCAGTTACGGCCAAGGCCGTACAATACTCACTAACACGTGCGATTAAATTAGGAAAATCAGCTGCAGGTGTATACAGCAAAGTAATCGATGTGAATAGCTTTGAAATTGTCGATGATCACACGATTAAAATCAAACTGTTAAAGCCTTTTGGTCCATTCATTAAAGCATTAGGAACAGTATTCGGTAACATCTTGAATCCTGCACTGGAAGCCCAGCATGGTTCGGATCTAGGCGAATCATACCTGGCAGATAAAGAAGTTGGTTCTGGTCCATACGTTTTAGAAAGCTGGGATCGTGGTCAAAAGCTCGTATTAAAGGCAAATGAGAATTATTGGGGCGGCACACCAACAATGAAAACGGTGAATGTCCTCATCGTTCCAGAACCTTCAACAGCTCGATTAATGCTTGAAAAAGGAGAACTTGATCTTCTAGATGACACGATGATTTCACCAGATGTATTAAATGAAATGGACGGGAAGAATGGCGTTGAAGTCGTCAAGGCACCAGGTTTCCAAATTGATTACTTCCCATTAAATATGACAAAAAAGCCTTTAGATAATAAGCTAGTTCGTCAGGCAATCGCACATGCGATCAATTATGATGTAATTATTGAAAATGTATTCCTCGGTAACGGAGAGAGAATTGGCGGTATCGTTCCAAAGGGAATGTTCGGCTACAACGAGGAAGCGAAGCTATATGAATATGATTTAGACAAAGCAAAAGCACTATTGAAAGAAGCTGGTGTTGAAGAAGGCTTTACAGTAGAAATGGCAATTTCAGAAAACAATGAAGTTCGTAAAAATATTGCAGTTATGCTTCAGTCTGATCTAGCAAAGCTTGGTGTAACGGTTGATATTAAAACATATGCATGGCCAACATTCTTAGATCTTGTCACAAGTGGAGGTCATGACTTTGGATTAGTCGCTTGGACACCAGATTACGCGGATCCTGATTACAACCTATGGTATTTCTCTCATTCTTCAAGCAAAGGTCCTGGATTCAACCTTGCATTCTATGAAAACG
Coding sequences:
- a CDS encoding ABC transporter permease, which codes for MIRRIVSSPLTVFGFVVVLILLIFAAFAPWIAPHDPLEVDIVNKLQPPSSEHIFGTDEVGRDIFSRVIFGTRISLKIGLLVVVLSFPFGTIVGAIAGYFGGWIDTVIMRTTDIFLSFPGIILAMSIAAALGPSIENVLLALAVVWWPWYTRIVRSSVLSIKNSEFIESARALGASKFRILFKEILPNSIAPASIQASLDLGFVILSAAGLSFIGLGAQPPSPEWGAMLSSSREILREAWWAATFPGLAILVTVLGFNLLGDGLRDILDPKQR
- a CDS encoding ABC transporter substrate-binding protein; this translates as MKKRSTSFKVFLMIVMAFMILSGCNKYNQESTTPQSEENSKENENEGTKDEVAGPKDTDVFNFATNQDIPHLDPHGTSANTSFRVTYMLYDRLVTYDGTTTDVKPQLSEKWEISEDGKTYTFHLRKDATFHDGTPVTAKAVQYSLTRAIKLGKSAAGVYSKVIDVNSFEIVDDHTIKIKLLKPFGPFIKALGTVFGNILNPALEAQHGSDLGESYLADKEVGSGPYVLESWDRGQKLVLKANENYWGGTPTMKTVNVLIVPEPSTARLMLEKGELDLLDDTMISPDVLNEMDGKNGVEVVKAPGFQIDYFPLNMTKKPLDNKLVRQAIAHAINYDVIIENVFLGNGERIGGIVPKGMFGYNEEAKLYEYDLDKAKALLKEAGVEEGFTVEMAISENNEVRKNIAVMLQSDLAKLGVTVDIKTYAWPTFLDLVTSGGHDFGLVAWTPDYADPDYNLWYFSHSSSKGPGFNLAFYENAKVDELLEKARASSVDSEREAAYKEIQSIMAEDVPYIFLAQNTVQAAKREWVKGHEINPMNTWYVPFHKLTKE